Within the Ranitomeya imitator isolate aRanImi1 chromosome 8, aRanImi1.pri, whole genome shotgun sequence genome, the region acactggactataagatgcacccaggttttacaggtggaaaatagggaaaaaaaatatttgaagcaaaaaaagtggtaaaatatttaataacataaataacatactattatatgtggtgttattatatataataatagtatgttattatgttggaagctgcgggtagaaaatggtgctgcgggaccagtgtggtgtctgtaaagtactatgtgaagacgctggagggtgagtataagaatgggggcataaGGCTTATATTTAAACCACTCCAGCActaaaaaataacactggagtgctgctttatgaTCTCATGGGAGAACTGActtccagcatgtcctgcagatcataTGGCATGCTggtagttatagttcaccacaggagtggcagagtgctttattgtgtattgtaaagactaaccttttaattgtggcagccagccagccacactgtggtgaggtaaaaagctggagcatcccatgactgcacacacagagccctccctcttgttgcctctccacagcacaggtcataggaggaagccagcagattctagtgcggtgtctgaaggacctgtgatgacatcagaagagggagggctctgtgccgtCATGTGATGATCCAGCCCGCCCACtttatgacatcacacaggtccttatgcctcagcatccagcacagcccaggcaggtatGCGGTGATCTtgtcctctctggcccctgctgccccctcctccaccagacacatggATTTccacagctgctgcaggaatccagcactggggaaaccatgtgtgtccctgtgtaagtgaaggactattcatttgctgctccatgctcactgctcagctgacaggtgggcggggaagcggctaatgaatattcactgcactttaatcatcgggaccatggGGTTTCCCCAGTGCTGCAGCCAGGCAGAGGGAACATTTTTATGCCTCCTGTGAGTGGGATCACAGTGGATCCCAGTCACTGCTGCCACCCCCTCCCCACATGTTAcatccggaccataagatgcacccacactttcctcccaaatttggagggaaaaaagtgcgccttatggtccgaaaaatacggtatttacccGAGTTACATTGGAATCGTACTCCCCAAGTATGCAACCAATGTGTGTTTCGCCATCGCTTCCTCATAGGATAAATAAGTTTGTTTTGCCCTTTGAGGAACCAACGGCGAAACGCACCTTGAGATAATTTATGGGGGAGCATAATTCATATGCAACCGTGCCTGCCTTAGTGTATTTAGCTATACTTTATGAACAATGATTATGCATACTCTTCCTTTTGATTTGTTAACATGAGAATTCTCTgtattttttattgcttttatGCATGTAAATAATAATGATACAATAAAGATTGATTATTCGTATTACGTTTTACttttaatcatttttattggtTTATACATTCAGTTTTTTTCTGACGTTAACAGTATATAGTTTGTCACAGGTacaataggtcattttttgtaGGTAATTATTTTCTTCTTGATTATtgtacagggtgggtcatttacATGGACACAcctggtgggccatttataaagctgGATCCAATTTGGCCAACTACAAAATGGCCGCcaaggtcaccacccatcttgaaaagttttccccctcccatatactaatgtaccacaaacaggacgttgatatcaccagccattcccattttatatgtatccatatacatggcccaccctataCATCCTACTGCTGTAAAGGATTGGACCTACATTCTTAGCTATAACAATGGTGTCTAGTTTTTCGTACCTTTGCTGCTTACCAGTTAAACCCTCAGTAACCACAATGGCGGGTCATGTGCAGTATCTGAAAAGTAATGCTGGGTTGACTGCAACTCATGTCTATGAATAAAAAATGCTGAATTACTGATGATAAGTCGGTAATGTAAATGTGATGTAAAATGTATGGTGATGCAGATGGTAAATGGAATTAATGATATGTAGTTTTACTAGCAGGGTTCTGTGATGTTACACACGTTCTTCACACCAATGAGACCCTCTATTTGCTTTGTTTCCAGTATAGCAGAATTCCCACCCTTTTGGTTCTGGGTTTGATCCTCTCAATTATTTAGATTTCATTTCAATGACCAACAAAAGATGACTAGAGCTCAGCTCTGCCTAAGGAGAAAGGCCACATTAAAATTCACCACACGTAGCACATCTCCACCACATATAAAACAGACATATGAGAATGAGGACAGAACAGTCAGAAAGAACGTGCCGACATAACACAACATTCAGATCGGAGCAGCTTCTACACATTAATATCGTCATTATCTCTCTGTACAACACACGAAAATCTAAGTGCAAATAGTGATCCTTCACACACAGGGCTCCCAGTATCTGGGTCCGAGAGTTCTTCTTTTTGAGAACAGTCTTAGTTTGCTTCAGTCTATTATTGCAGAAGAATTGGGTTTGGATGGTTTTTTTTCTTCCAGACTCTTTGCAAGTACCGCAAAACACAGATTCCAACAGCCCAAGCTTATCATGGAGTCATCTGAACGTCTCTCAGATGGCATGTGCTACCACAAGTGCCATTCAATGCCCACAGAAACGTACAAGCTGTGTCCCACAGCAGCACATGGAGATAGTCATCAAATCCAATTTGTGTGAAGTCACACTTTGCTTCTCAAAGCCTCTACCAAACTGTATGATCCTTGTACCTTGGCCTTCTTGAGATGATAAATGATGGATCCAATAACCCCGACTGACACAAAAGCCACAGAGCCAAAAATAATTGTGGACGTGGGGTTGAATCTTGGGTCCTGTTGTCGTTCTGTTAGGAAGACAAAGAAAGGGGGGATGGTTAAAAGAGTGAACGGGCAGCACGATGGGAGCGACTGATCCCATTGATAGGACCCAACAGATGCTGCTTCTATAGACAGAGTGGGGGGTCAGGCTCAGCAGTAATGTATAGTAATGGGAATATGAGCAGGTGCCCATGCACAAAGCCAAAATAGACATTGACCTTAACTCTCTGTCAGTAGCATGCATGTCGAATATCATACATATAGCAAAAAGACTAAAACATAAATCTACTTGTTAAATAGCAGGGACAGTTCCTTGTTATATGTGATGCTAATATACTGTACTTTACGGGAATCAAAGTCTGAACTGATAATTTACAACTTGCAAAATCACCAGTGTAGCACAAGTTCATTCCATTTCTTCTCTGCTAAATCTCATACAATCTTTAACATAAGCAAAGTATCCACCATTGATCGTCTACGTGATCAAGCTCAGTACCATCTGCGAATTCTGTGAGAGGCACAAGTTTCCCCAAATCTACTCCCCTCCACTGAAAAGAACCAAATGAACAACAACATCATGTTAAACCCTAGAGCTCTTCAATGTAGTGGTATTTGGCGATATATGAAAAGGGAAAAAGAATTGAAAAAGTGATCTCACTAGTGTTGACTTTCAATGATAGGATTTTGACCAATGTACCAATTTCCAGGAATATCAAGACATCTGCAACAATTCTGGGCCACAATAGTATCTATGCTCAATGGATCTGCCAAAATTAATTGTGGAACATTGTTCATTACAACAGTATTTTACTAAATGATTCCtaggggtatgtgcccacgatctggagttgctgcgggttggacgctgtgtatttATGCAGCCTGAAACCCGCAgcgaccagatgttacagcatagtggatgagatttcaaaaAATCCCATGTTACTATGCGTCCGACACATGTGGATTATCagcggagactgacatgcggcctgtttttccagactgcagcatgtcaatttctcttgcggagactaacATGAATTtccccaatagaatgtattggtataatccgcatggttcagtgattACATGTAGACTAATCTCCATGTGCACAAATTTTCGGAACCATTTTCACCATTCTCTTTATTGCCCATTCCATTCAGACTGTTAGGTGGTGAATATGTCACAAAGAATTCACAAATGCAAActgggttaggctaggttcacattgcgttaataagactaggttcacattgcgttagggcaatccgttaagcgcatagcgctagcggattgcgctaacgcaatgtttgtttagggtccACGTTCggcatcaccgctagcgcagattggggacggacctcggacgcacctcggacgctgcaagcagcatccgaggtccgtcacaaaagaacggcacatcgctagcgcgtgccgaaattggcatgcgctagcgatgcgctacagcaaaaaaacacattgctgtcaatgggtgtgctaacggacccgttacacagcgttaattgcgacattttcgccatgcaacgcagtccgttagcgttaacccattaatgcaatatgaacctagcctaatgggttaatgctaacggactgcgttgcacggcgaaaatgtcgcaattaacgccgtgcaacgggtctgttagcgcacccattgacagcaaagtgtttttttgctgtagcgcatcgctagcgcatgccatcttcgacacgcgctagcgatgtgccgttcttttgtgacggacctcggactctgcttgcagcgtccgaggtgcgtccgaggtccgtccctcactagcgcagatcggggatctgcgctagcggggacaccGAATGCggaccctaaacaaacattgcgttagcgcaatccgctagcgctatgcgcttaacggattgccctaacgcaatgtgaacctagccttaacagaAGCGCTGCACTACTGACTTTTCAGTAACTGTAATAAGTATTAGCTCAGCAGCTGTGTGCCTGAATATGTCAGTAATATGCAAATGTACTCAATGCTTCTGTACTTTACACCAGGTGCACGTCTGATGTCAACCGAAAAGACATTACATTTCTCACTTTCAGTTCCTAGAGGGTAATGTACGGTTTCCTGTGTGTGGGTTTTCATGGCTAGGTCTGCATTCACACAACCATGTGACACATCCTAGAGCAGTCCAGTTCGTCCGCGTGAATTACATTGGTCAGTGTGTGGTCTGATTTTTACCTGGAGAGCACACGTCCGTGTAATATTCTCGTCCCTTAAACTGAaacattgttaaagggaacctttcagcaggTTTTCCCCATGTATAGTAGGGCCAGCACCTTTAAGTCATGTGTTACACCATGCTAGAATTCTGTATATATGCCCCCAATGTGCTCTGCATAACACAAAAGTAGCTTTTATTCTACTCACCTACGGGGCAGATAGGCGTCGCTGGTCTTGATACAGCACCTCCTCTCTTCTTGTGATCAccttcctccttcttgcttcatgtagATGATGAGtcttacgtcatccacacagtctccccgcCATTGCACTCCTGCACAGGTATGCTTCTGTCTTTCTTGCGCATGCGCAGGCGCTCTTTGGCCTTTCCCTGCGCATGCACATTACGGTGCTTTGCCCTGCCCTTGGCAGagcagagagaagtgcgcctgctcAGGAGAGCGATGAGGGAACACTGAGTGGATGAGGTAGGACATGCCATCTACACGAAGCAGGGAAAGACGATGGCGATGGCAAGAAGGAGGCGatggatcaagaccagagatgcccaCCAGACGGGACAGCcttgtaggtgagtataataaaagctatgttTTGTAGTATGCCGAGCGGTTTGGAgacatatatacagcattctataattctgtatatGAGGGTTACAGGTTCTGACCCTACTTTATATGGGAACATCCTAGGGACAGGTATTCAAGGTTTAATGGATAAAAAAGTTTAGACAGTCTTCCTGCTTCCTTGAAACAAAATAATAGAACAAACTAGAAAGCACCTAGAATgacacctgagaaaaaaaaatcattccaTTTCTCTTGGATGGTAACCATTATATAGATGTGTAAAAGTGGCCTCACCCAAATGAACATTAAAAAGAAAAGTCAGTCTACCCAAATTCTCTGACGGAAGCTTAAAGATAACCTACTATAAATGCTGCTCACCTGCCACAACGATATTGATGACCTCTGTTTCATTTCCAGCACTATTAAAGATTTTGAGGGTGTATGTTCCAGTGTCATTGCGGGTGACATTGTGCAGTGTAAAGGTGCCGTTTTGGGTCTGTAGCACTGTGTTATTCTGGTCACACACTTTCTGAAGAATGATGGTTGGAGATGGGATGCTGTGGGTCTCACAAGTGATAGTGACTGTATCACCTTCTATGATGTTCTGTGATGGAGTCACAACCACTGTGGTGTTTCGTGGTGGAACTGGAAGAAAATGTATGAGGTTATTAGTATGGAAGATGGTATAAATCCGATATCTTGTCTGCCTTATGAAATTACAACTAGGTTCTGTATAGAATACATTGTTGTCCTCCATGTTGAAAATCTGTTAATGACTGATAATTTGTATACTCACTTTGTACGGTCAGTGTGTTCAGAGCTACTTCCAGTCCCAGCACATTGGTGGACTCACAGATGTATGTTCCCGCATTCTCGATTTCTGCATGACTTATATTGTAAAATCCATCACTTGATTCCAGGCTAAGTAATTCATCGTCTGTTCTCATTTTCAGGACAAGTTTAGGGTCTGGAGAGCCTTCTGAAGAACACCAAATCTGTACTATGTCACCCTCTCTCACGACTTCCGATGGAGATATGGTAATATAGGTGTTTTTGGGTGGAACTGTGAAAGAAACATACAAACTTAGCTTTGCAGGATCAAACAGACATATAAGGCACCTGGACCTCAATACTGTATCTGTAATAGGGCGCCCACCTGCCCTGCATTATCTACATGATGGACCTCCTGATAAAAGACAGAAGGTCCTTTGAAGCCCCTAGTGCAACTATCATCTCTGCACTCCTTGTAGATACATCTCTGATATGATGCAGAAGTAGAAACTTTCTAAAATACGTTAaagttttttttcttcaaaaagacAAGTTATCCCTAATCGATGGAATAGGGGACAACCTTCTGCTCACTATGGGTCCAACTGCTGGGGCTCCCAGCAATCCTGAAATCGGGGCTTGGGAACTCTGGGAGCAGAGCTTCGCAGTCTCATGTTGAATGCACATGGTCAACCTCTGATCTatgcattgtctatgggactgccagagaaAGCTGTATTCCCATTAGCAATGATTGGAGCGGTGGTGAAGAATGTACACTGTTTATTCCTTCCTGATGGGGCTGCAGAGCCTTGTTTTTGGGTGCCAGAGCCCCCATCTCAAGTTCATTGGGGGCCAAGTGATCAACAAGTTACCCCCCTATCCAATGTATAGAGGATAGCTTGAATTTTGGGGAATAACCATTTAAGCATATACAGCATCTAACATTTACTCTGGGTATAATATTATAAACAGGTCTCACCTTGTACATGAAGCACAGCCTCTACAATCTCACTCCCAACCACGTTGGTGGATTCACAGATATATAGTCCTATATGTCTCTCTTCAGCACTTGAAATCATGTATTCTCCATCTTCAGCCAACAGATCAACCACATCATGTTCCATCTTCATCTTCAGGGCCAATCTAGGAGCGGGAGATGCTTCGGAAGTGCATCTTATATGTACGTTATCTCCTTTTCTTACTACAGAGGATGGAGTTATAGAGATTTGCGTATTCTGGGGGGCAGCTGTTGGGCAAAATAAGAAATGTAATGGGGAATAGAAAAGAATATTAGACTAAAATTTGGGTGTTAGCTTgatttaaataaatacatttaaatcaTTTCATTCAGATATTTTAGTTTTATTGTCTTGATTTCACcatgttaaaagggttgtccagcctCAGGTtacaagtcttcagtcactctatggtactgcagacttgtgaatcctcacattgcgcgcactacacactgtgaggattctctggtgccgctgctgggagcaggaggtcatgtgaccgcaagtatttcatttgcatacttccggccacattccgactagacatgtccagtctctctcaatacacttgcattgagagcGGCCGTGTACATCTAGTCGGcaagtgactgcatgtatgcaacttTAATACTAGCAGTCACGCATCTGCCGCTCCCAGCACatggagtgactgtagacttgtagtcTAAGGCTGGAATTCCACTTAACGTTAGGATCTAGTCATGTTGAATTCTTGTGTCACAGATTTCATATAGTCACGAGGCAATACTTAGATTTTACCAATACAATAGAGAGGCCTTTGGCTGCTACATGTGTGCATTATTTTGACTGCATGGGGCTATAGCATCATGATGAGTATTTTCTTTAATGGCGACTATTTTACAGCTCAGAtttcagtgtaaaaaaaaacacaggcaGACAAGTCGCATGGTGCATATGAGTTGCATTGAAGTCTATAGCAAATTAATAGTGTGTGACTTGCAACTAATGACAGAATATCGAGCACATCAGGAAAGATATACCACACTGTTGCAGTCGCAGGTCGCAACGTGACACTAAACAAAATAATTACATCCAATGTTACAATGTGTTGCTGCGATTTcagtgtaaggctagtttcacactagcgttcggcagggctgcggacttcctccgtgaagccccgcccactgccacgcctcttcattcagctccacctgtggctgcatgcatcctgcgtaccccatctttaacattaggtacgcaggccatgtggatgtatgcggatgcctccgcatgcgtcattttcatGCTGCACCGGCCGCAACAtattgcaacatgttgcgttcagtgCAGGTAAGCGCAGTgtgaaaatgacgcatgcggaggcatccgcatacatccacatggcctgcatacctaatgttaaagatagggtacgcaggatgcatgcagccataggcgtagctgaatgaagaggcgcggcagtgggcggggcttcacagaggaagtccgcagccctgccaaacgctagtgtgaagctagccttagaAACCCTGAAAGCTTTCATACACGGGTCTCACCTTGTACAGTCAGCGTGGCCTCTGCAGTTTCCTCTCCAATGATATTTGATGCCTCACAGAGGTAGGTCCCTGCGTGCTCTCCTGCAGCGTGTGGTATCCTGTAcagcccatgctccgatgccagctCCGTTGTGCCCAGCTCTGTTTTCATCTTCAGCACCAACTGAGGGGCAGGGGAAGCTTCAGATAAGCACCGGATATGTACACTGTCACCATTTCTCACCATATGTGATGGCGTGATAGTTAGAAATGTATTTTTGGGGGGAACTGTCAAAAGAGAAATAGAATGTCAAAGCTAAACTAAAGATGTTAATTTTAATGAATTTGCTGTGACGTGAGCAGATGGGTTGGACCTGTCACTTACCACAGATATGTAATTACCTGCTCTTTTGAATCtggatttttgtttttctttcttgtTCCTGTGACTCTCCATTCCTGAAATATGCCCTCCTCTTCCTTCTATGTAAATGTAGTCTTGTTAGCCAAGATGATGTGGTCCTCAACTCTTCTGGGTATCTTCTTGAGGATCTCACCTCCTTGACTAACAAGACCAAATCTACATACTAGGAAGAGAGACTACACCAGATTCAGATGAATGGTGGCAATCAGACCAGGTAATGACAatattatggcaagtgacaggtctttTTTAACAATAGGGGTGCAGACGTTCTAATAGCACACAAGACCCGACCTTCCACCCCGTTCTCCAGATGAGACAAGACATGTGTGATCTTTagaccacgttcacatgttcagtatttggtcagtatttgacctcagtatttgtaagccaaaaccaggagtgggtgataaatacagaagtgttgacgtgtttctattatagttttccactcctgattttggcttagaaatactgatgtaaagaccaaatactcaatgtgtgaacatggccctaGGATACTCTGCTACAGATATTGTATTGGAGATTAAATGCTTCAAATGCCATATCTGCGTTTTCATTATGTTGCCTGAGATTGCTGCCACAGAATCTTATATTTCATCAGCACGTACGTAGCCATCCAGAAGTTATGGCCGCATTCTGCAATAACTAATCATGGATGCCACCAGTTGATGTTGACCACTCACCTCGCACATTAACTTCCAACTTGTGTTTCTCACTTCCTAGTCTGTTAGTCGCCTGGCACTGGTAAATCCCACTGGTCACTTTTGGTAAAGCAATCACTGAGTCTTCAGAAAGGAGAACACTCTCCCCAGTTGGTAAAAGTTTCGAGATGGAGATATTTGGCGCCGGGACTCCTTGAGAAATACAAGTCAGGACTACCATATCTCCTTCGTTCACATCAATGGGTGAAGATGAAAGAATTGTTTCCCTGGGTggatcttaaaaaaaattaataaattgctTCACGTTACAAAAGCTTTCAGAAATTTTTTTTAGAGTATGCAAATAAATAAACACATAAAtaattcagttcactcgttgtgtatgtcctattctaatgtataatgttcttctgtcaacaaactgtcatgtcaactatgtaattcct harbors:
- the VCAM1 gene encoding vascular cell adhesion protein 1 isoform X1; translated protein: MAKIRPVTFTSLMLCYQIISMHTSALDITLLSPKTPIKAAIGEELHITCLASKCSNKEPGFTWSPVTDNYLGGNVVTVDQKSTLTMEVRAETDGTYRCTVSCDNAPAEKSFTITVYSFPSDPVLHVSSLVVGQPSRITCVFPSVYPAEWLTAEILMNDVPMAAYEPEENTNEIQNISLSHDVLLAEEMDTSAILCSARLEFPDSDAEPIQRHTAQTLHLMYPPVKPQITVRPSTTVKAGEEMHLFCSSDSESHVIRWVKREGDVEYEMPADEQGWLILSNTEPENSGVYICYAQNSVGKTSSQLEIIVRGPPENPKLSLKPTATVTAGEAVTIECIGSSDANVTLWKISEDGEMFFLDSAGKVVIDEADPIDAAVYKCTAENQYGVSETSESLTVEYPPRETILSSSPIDVNEGDMVVLTCISQGVPAPNISISKLLPTGESVLLSEDSVIALPKVTSGIYQCQATNRLGSEKHKLEVNVRVPPKNTFLTITPSHMVRNGDSVHIRCLSEASPAPQLVLKMKTELGTTELASEHGLYRIPHAAGEHAGTYLCEASNIIGEETAEATLTVQAAPQNTQISITPSSVVRKGDNVHIRCTSEASPAPRLALKMKMEHDVVDLLAEDGEYMISSAEERHIGLYICESTNVVGSEIVEAVLHVQVPPKNTYITISPSEVVREGDIVQIWCSSEGSPDPKLVLKMRTDDELLSLESSDGFYNISHAEIENAGTYICESTNVLGLEVALNTLTVQIPPRNTTVVVTPSQNIIEGDTVTITCETHSIPSPTIILQKVCDQNNTVLQTQNGTFTLHNVTRNDTGTYTLKIFNSAGNETEVINIVVAERQQDPRFNPTSTIIFGSVAFVSVGVIGSIIYHLKKAKVQGSYSLVEALRSKV
- the VCAM1 gene encoding vascular cell adhesion protein 1 isoform X2 codes for the protein MAKIRPVTFTSLMLCYQIISMHTSALDITLLSPKTPIKAAIGEELHITCLASKCSNKEPGFTWSPVTDNYLGGNVVTVDQKSTLTMEVRAETDGTYRCTVSCDNAPAEKSFTITVYSFPSDPVLHVSSLVVGQPSRITCVFPSVYPAEWLTAEILMNDVPMAAYEPEENTNEIQNISLSHDVLLAEEMDTSAILCSARLEFPDSDAEPIQRHTAQTLHLMYPPVKPQITVRPSTTVKAGEEMHLFCSSDSESHVIRWVKREGDVEYEMPADEQGWLILSNTEPENSGVYICYAQNSVGKTSSQLEIIVRGPPENPKLSLKPTATVTAGEAVTIECIGSSDANVTLWKISEDGEMFFLDSAGKVVIDEADPIDAAVYKCTAENQYGVSETSESLTVEYPPRETILSSSPIDVNEGDMVVLTCISQGVPAPNISISKLLPTGESVLLSEDSVIALPKVTSGIYQCQATNRLGSEKHKLEVNVRVPPKNTFLTITPSHMVRNGDSVHIRCLSEASPAPQLVLKMKTELGTTELASEHGLYRIPHAAGEHAGTYLCEASNIIGEETAEATLTVQAAPQNTQISITPSSVVRKGDNVHIRCTSEASPAPRLALKMKMEHDVVDLLAEDGEYMISSAEERHIGLYICESTNVVGSEIVEAVLHVQVPPKNTYITISPSEVVREGDIVQIWCSSEGSPDPKLVLKMRTDDELLSLESSDGFYNISHAEIENAGTYICESTNVLGLEVALNTLTVQKRQQDPRFNPTSTIIFGSVAFVSVGVIGSIIYHLKKAKVQGSYSLVEALRSKV